The Pseudomonas sp. MM223 genome segment CCAGTCACCCTTTCCGGAACCGGTTTGGTCTTCTCGAGCCTTGTGTAGAACGGCATCAGCAGGAAGTAGGCGAAGTACAACACCGTGCACACCTGCGACAGCAAGGTACGCCCAGGTGTCGGCGCCAGTACGCCCAGCACGCCGAGGATGACGAAGGCCACGCAGAACACCAGCAGGAAGACCTTGCTGATCCAGCCCTTGTAACGCATGGAACGCACCGGGCTGCGGTCGAGCCAGGGCAATACGAACAGCACGGCAATGGCCGCGCCCATGGCAATGACGCCCATCAGCTTGTCAGGCACCGCACGCAAAATGGCGTAGAACGGCGTGAAGTACCACACCGGCGCGATGTGCTCAGGCGTCTTGAAGGCGTTGGCCTGCTCGAAGTTCGGTTTTTCCAGGAAGTAACCGCCCATTTCCGGGAAGAAGAACACCACGGCGCAGAACACGAACAGGAACACCACCACGCCGACGATATCCTTGACGGTGTAGTACGGATGGAAGGGAATGCCGTCCAGCGGGATGCCGTTCTCGTCCTTTTTCTTCTTGATGTCGACACCATCGGGGTTGTTCGAACCCACTTCGTGCAGGGCAAGAATGTGCAGCACCACCAGGCCGAGAATCACGATTGGCAGGGCGACCACATGCAGGGCAAAGAAGCGGTTCAGGGTGATGCCCGAAATCAGGTAGTCACCACGGATCCACTGGGTGAGGTCGTCACCGATCACCGGGATGGCACCGAACAGCGAGATGATCACCTGGGCCCCCCAGTACGACATCTGGCCCCACGGCAGCAGGTAGCCCATGAATGCTTCAGCCATCAGCGCCAGGTAGATCAGCATGCCGAACAGCCAGACCAGCTCGCGTGGCTTCTGGTAGGAGCCGTAGAGCAG includes the following:
- the petB gene encoding Cytochrome b (*Name petB), producing the protein MMSKFMDWIDARFPATKMWEDHLSKYYAPKNFNFLYFFGSLALLVLVNQIVTGVWLTMSFTPSAEEAFASVEYIMRDVEYGWILRYLHSTGASAFFIVVYLHMFRGLLYGSYQKPRELVWLFGMLIYLALMAEAFMGYLLPWGQMSYWGAQVIISLFGAIPVIGDDLTQWIRGDYLISGITLNRFFALHVVALPIVILGLVVLHILALHEVGSNNPDGVDIKKKKDENGIPLDGIPFHPYYTVKDIVGVVVFLFVFCAVVFFFPEMGGYFLEKPNFEQANAFKTPEHIAPVWYFTPFYAILRAVPDKLMGVIAMGAAIAVLFVLPWLDRSPVRSMRYKGWISKVFLLVFCVAFVILGVLGVLAPTPGRTLLSQVCTVLYFAYFLLMPFYTRLEKTKPVPERVTG